The following coding sequences are from one Achromobacter sp. B7 window:
- a CDS encoding zinc-dependent alcohol dehydrogenase family protein — MKIKAALLRNVGVPGPYAQTRPLTITEVDLDPPGTGEVLVRIKAAGLCHSDLSVINGDRPRGVPIVLGHESSGEVVETGPGVTDLKPGDHVAMVFVPSCGCCNPCMEGRPALCEPGAAANTQGTLLGGDRRLHIGDEYLNHHTGVSCFAQYAVVSRRSCVKVNVELSHREAALFGCAVLTGAGAVLNRARIKAGDTAAIVGLGGVGLSALLAAVAAGARRVVAIDLSDEKLALAKELGATHVVNPKQVKTDDDLFDLAGGRVDYGFDMAGAVPAFETAYKLTRRGGATVTSGLPNPKFSFPLSLSQMVGEERDIRGSYLGSGVPAIDIGRYIDLYKAGRLPVDRMMGKSFSLDQINEGFDHLATGGSLRDAIVF; from the coding sequence ATGAAAATCAAAGCGGCGTTGTTGCGTAACGTAGGGGTGCCCGGCCCTTATGCCCAGACCCGGCCCCTGACCATCACCGAGGTCGACCTGGACCCGCCCGGCACGGGCGAGGTGCTGGTGCGCATCAAGGCGGCCGGGCTGTGCCATTCCGACCTGTCGGTCATCAACGGCGACCGCCCGCGCGGCGTGCCGATCGTGTTGGGGCACGAGTCGTCCGGCGAAGTGGTCGAAACCGGCCCCGGCGTCACCGACCTGAAACCCGGCGACCACGTGGCCATGGTGTTCGTGCCCAGCTGCGGCTGCTGCAATCCCTGCATGGAAGGCCGCCCCGCACTGTGCGAACCCGGCGCGGCCGCCAACACGCAAGGCACCTTGCTGGGTGGCGACCGCCGCCTGCACATCGGCGACGAATACCTGAACCACCACACCGGCGTGTCCTGCTTCGCGCAATACGCCGTGGTGTCGCGCCGGTCCTGCGTGAAGGTCAACGTTGAACTCAGCCATCGCGAAGCCGCGCTGTTCGGCTGCGCCGTGTTGACGGGCGCGGGCGCGGTGCTGAACCGCGCACGCATCAAGGCAGGCGACACCGCCGCCATCGTCGGGCTGGGCGGCGTGGGCCTGTCAGCCTTGCTGGCGGCGGTTGCGGCAGGTGCGCGCCGCGTGGTCGCCATTGACCTTAGCGACGAAAAACTGGCGCTGGCCAAGGAGCTGGGCGCCACCCACGTCGTCAACCCCAAGCAGGTCAAGACGGACGATGACTTGTTCGATCTGGCCGGCGGCCGCGTGGATTACGGCTTTGACATGGCGGGCGCCGTGCCCGCCTTTGAAACCGCCTACAAGCTGACCCGGCGCGGCGGCGCGACCGTTACCTCGGGCCTGCCCAACCCCAAGTTCAGCTTCCCGCTATCGCTCTCGCAGATGGTCGGCGAAGAGCGCGACATACGGGGCAGCTACCTGGGTTCCGGCGTACCCGCCATCGACATCGGCCGCTATATAGACCTGTACAAGGCGGGCCGCCTGCCGGTGGACAGGATGATGGGCAAATCATTTTCGCTGGACCAGATCAACGAGGGGTTCGATCACCTCGCCACCGGCGGCAGCCTGCGCGACGCCATCGTTTTCTAA
- a CDS encoding glucose 1-dehydrogenase — protein sequence MSQLQGKVAIVTGGGSGFGEGIVKLYAKEGAKVVIADINKEAADRVAAEVGAAALAVKADVSSRADIDNVVRVCQEKFGSVDIVVNNAAITHKNQPMLDVDEAMFDRMFEINVKSIYHMAQAVVPVMRKQKRGVILNVGSTAGIRPRPGLSWYNASKGAVNVLSKSMAVELGPDGIRVNAICPVMGITGMFELFMGLPDTPENRAKFVSTIPLGRFCQPSDVAAAALFLASDAAEFITGVEFPVDGGRTV from the coding sequence ATGAGTCAGTTGCAGGGTAAGGTCGCCATCGTCACGGGCGGTGGCAGCGGTTTCGGCGAAGGCATCGTCAAGCTGTATGCGAAAGAGGGCGCCAAAGTCGTCATCGCCGACATCAACAAGGAAGCCGCCGACCGCGTGGCCGCCGAAGTGGGCGCCGCCGCGCTGGCGGTCAAGGCCGACGTGTCCAGCCGCGCCGACATCGACAACGTCGTGCGCGTCTGCCAAGAAAAATTCGGTTCCGTCGACATCGTGGTCAACAACGCCGCCATCACCCACAAGAACCAGCCCATGCTGGACGTGGACGAGGCCATGTTCGACCGCATGTTCGAGATCAACGTGAAGTCCATCTACCACATGGCGCAGGCCGTGGTGCCCGTGATGCGCAAGCAAAAGCGCGGCGTGATCCTGAACGTCGGGTCCACCGCCGGCATCCGCCCGCGCCCCGGCCTCAGTTGGTACAACGCGTCCAAGGGCGCCGTCAACGTGCTGTCCAAATCGATGGCCGTGGAGCTGGGCCCCGACGGCATCCGCGTCAACGCCATCTGCCCGGTGATGGGCATCACCGGCATGTTCGAACTGTTCATGGGTCTGCCCGACACGCCCGAGAACCGCGCCAAGTTCGTGTCCACCATTCCGCTTGGCCGCTTCTGCCAGCCGTCGGACGTGGCGGCGGCGGCCTTGTTCCTGGCCAGCGACGCGGCGGAATTCATCACCGGCGTGGAGTTCCCGGTGGACGGCGGACGCACGGTGTAA